Proteins co-encoded in one Jeotgalibacillus malaysiensis genomic window:
- a CDS encoding glutathione peroxidase, whose protein sequence is MNKVYDYTVRKTNGDVMSLDAYKGQPLLIVNTASKCGYTPQFKGLQELYEAYKTDGLVVLGFPCDQFANQEFENIEETTEFCQVNYGVTFPLMAKVKVNGEEAENLFRFLKEENGGDIKWNFTKFLVDRNGHVTGRYEPAVEPAEMKKDIEKVL, encoded by the coding sequence ATGAATAAAGTTTATGATTATACGGTGCGTAAAACCAACGGGGATGTTATGTCGCTGGATGCTTATAAAGGTCAGCCGCTCCTCATTGTGAATACAGCAAGTAAATGCGGGTATACGCCTCAATTCAAAGGGCTTCAGGAGCTCTATGAAGCATACAAGACAGACGGATTAGTCGTACTCGGCTTTCCGTGTGATCAGTTTGCGAATCAGGAGTTTGAAAATATCGAGGAAACAACAGAATTCTGTCAGGTAAACTATGGCGTTACATTTCCACTCATGGCAAAAGTAAAAGTGAACGGTGAAGAAGCTGAGAACCTGTTTAGATTTCTGAAAGAAGAAAACGGCGGAGATATTAAGTGGAATTTCACAAAGTTCCTTGTAGACCGCAACGGACACGTCACAGGTCGTTACGAACCTGCTGTAGAGCCTGCTGAAATGAAGAAGGATATTGAGAAGGTTTTGTAA
- a CDS encoding C4-dicarboxylate ABC transporter permease: MIWIMVISFFLLIVFGVPIAFAMGASALMYILVAGIPLEMFSQRFFSNTQSFAFLAIPFFILAGNLMIHGKIAQRIINVADSMVRQLPGGLGCVSVVTSMGMAGVSGSSVADAASTGSVLIPEMKKRGYSASFAASINASSSVVGIIIPPSSTMIIIAWLANLSIAEMFIAGIIPGILVGIIYLITTVILSVKRGYPREEKPTFKEFLYHIRKASWALLLPVILLGSIVLGIATATEAAAISVVYALLVGLFVYKSLTWKNIYQSLKETVHGTSVVMVTVCTSMIFTWVLISEGIPRMIADALNGLGLPGWALILVLIAIMLIAGMIMELVPNLFLFIPIFFPIAAEIGMDPIQFSIVMLVSLALGMFTPPVGATLFISCYIAKVGIEKTIKDILPYFVSGVIVVLLLAYIPFLTLGLPSLFE; the protein is encoded by the coding sequence ATGATCTGGATCATGGTCATTAGTTTTTTTCTGTTGATCGTGTTTGGCGTGCCAATTGCATTTGCAATGGGTGCTTCAGCACTTATGTATATTCTTGTAGCGGGTATTCCGCTTGAAATGTTCTCACAACGATTCTTCTCAAATACGCAGTCGTTCGCGTTTCTGGCGATTCCGTTTTTCATTCTTGCAGGGAACCTGATGATCCACGGGAAAATTGCACAGCGTATTATTAATGTTGCTGACTCTATGGTTAGACAGCTGCCCGGGGGTCTTGGATGTGTATCGGTCGTGACAAGTATGGGGATGGCAGGTGTGTCAGGTTCATCAGTTGCTGACGCTGCATCGACAGGTAGTGTCTTGATCCCTGAGATGAAAAAAAGAGGGTACAGTGCATCATTTGCTGCATCAATTAATGCCTCAAGCTCGGTTGTAGGCATTATCATACCGCCGAGCAGCACGATGATCATTATTGCATGGCTCGCAAATTTATCAATTGCTGAAATGTTTATTGCGGGTATTATCCCTGGGATTCTCGTTGGTATTATCTATTTAATCACGACAGTCATCTTGTCTGTTAAACGCGGATATCCAAGAGAGGAAAAGCCTACTTTCAAAGAGTTTTTATATCATATTCGTAAAGCTTCATGGGCGCTGCTGTTACCTGTGATTCTGTTAGGGTCAATTGTACTTGGGATCGCCACTGCTACTGAAGCAGCTGCAATTTCAGTTGTTTATGCACTACTTGTGGGATTATTTGTATATAAAAGCCTTACTTGGAAGAATATTTACCAGTCATTAAAAGAAACTGTTCATGGAACGAGTGTCGTGATGGTAACAGTCTGTACCTCGATGATCTTTACGTGGGTGCTGATCTCTGAAGGGATTCCACGTATGATTGCAGATGCATTGAACGGTCTTGGTCTGCCAGGGTGGGCACTGATATTAGTGCTGATTGCCATTATGCTGATTGCCGGAATGATCATGGAACTTGTACCTAACCTGTTTTTATTTATTCCTATCTTTTTCCCGATTGCAGCAGAGATCGGGATGGATCCAATTCAGTTCTCAATTGTCATGCTTGTTTCACTGGCACTTGGGATGTTTACACCACCGGTAGGCGCTACATTATTCATTTCATGCTATATCGCAAAGGTAGGCATTGAAAAAACAATTAAAGACATACTGCCTTATTTTGTATCAGGTGTTATTGTCGTCTTACTTCTCGCATATATTCCATTTTTAACGCTGGGTCTTCCATCGTTATTTGAATAA
- a CDS encoding membrane protein has product MLKNIQEWIILLSIFAVVSLAANWIGYDVMPLSALPGMLILVAICLAGLIIQKALPYKIPSVAYIAIIGIILSMPWMPGSSIVVEWTSEVQLLALTTPILAYAGIAIGRSWTDFVKLGWRTIVVAVFVLLGTFLGSAIIAEVVLRFQGII; this is encoded by the coding sequence ATGTTAAAAAATATTCAGGAGTGGATCATTTTATTGAGTATCTTTGCAGTCGTTTCATTAGCTGCCAACTGGATAGGGTATGATGTAATGCCGCTTTCGGCACTGCCTGGAATGCTCATTCTTGTTGCGATTTGTCTAGCAGGGCTGATCATTCAAAAAGCACTTCCATATAAAATTCCAAGCGTTGCATATATTGCGATCATTGGAATTATACTTTCAATGCCCTGGATGCCTGGATCTTCAATCGTGGTTGAATGGACATCGGAAGTCCAGCTGCTCGCACTGACAACGCCAATACTAGCGTATGCAGGCATTGCGATTGGCCGTTCGTGGACAGATTTTGTGAAGCTTGGCTGGAGAACAATTGTTGTTGCGGTGTTTGTACTGCTTGGGACATTCTTAGGATCTGCCATCATTGCAGAAGTAGTCCTGCGTTTCCAGGGCATTATATAA
- a CDS encoding glycerophosphodiester phosphodiesterase, which produces MFGMWKRRRLTFVTFLGACLILLVGYISQPVKDVSVEGMISVAHRGAASYAPENTYAAFQKGIELGADFIEADVHLSRDGELIIMHDESVDRTTNGSGLIKNMTLEELKTLEAGSHFHPDYHGEPVITLNELMESFYGQVGLLIEVKHPALYPGIEEKVVEVLSQYPATESVIVQSFDIDAMKRIHELDPDLQIAVLMKASFVPVSLWQLDDLTSFATYINFNISSVAKRTVDEIHARGGKVLVWSKKDKRLIQKAVSYGVDGIITDFSRWPVEEEVQTVTE; this is translated from the coding sequence ATGTTTGGGATGTGGAAGCGAAGGCGACTGACCTTCGTTACATTCCTCGGTGCCTGTCTGATCCTGCTGGTAGGGTACATCAGCCAGCCGGTGAAAGATGTAAGTGTTGAAGGGATGATTTCAGTCGCACACAGAGGCGCAGCAAGCTATGCGCCGGAAAATACGTATGCAGCATTTCAAAAAGGAATCGAGCTTGGAGCAGACTTTATAGAAGCGGACGTGCATTTATCCAGGGATGGCGAACTTATTATTATGCATGATGAATCAGTCGACAGAACGACCAATGGGAGCGGTCTTATTAAAAATATGACGCTCGAAGAACTGAAAACACTTGAAGCAGGCTCACATTTTCATCCTGACTATCACGGGGAACCGGTTATTACATTAAATGAATTGATGGAATCATTTTATGGGCAGGTTGGCCTCCTGATTGAAGTGAAGCACCCTGCATTATATCCAGGTATTGAAGAAAAGGTTGTGGAAGTGCTATCACAATATCCCGCAACGGAAAGTGTCATCGTACAGTCCTTTGATATTGACGCAATGAAGCGTATCCATGAACTGGACCCGGACCTCCAAATCGCAGTCCTCATGAAAGCCTCTTTTGTACCCGTATCATTATGGCAATTAGATGATTTGACCTCATTTGCAACCTACATTAATTTTAATATTTCTTCTGTCGCTAAAAGAACCGTTGATGAGATTCACGCGCGCGGCGGGAAAGTGCTGGTATGGTCCAAGAAAGATAAGAGATTAATTCAAAAGGCGGTTTCTTATGGAGTGGATGGAATTATTACCGACTTTTCGAGATGGCCGGTGGAAGAGGAAGTTCAGACAGTGACGGAATAA